The Acidobacteriota bacterium genome includes a window with the following:
- a CDS encoding glycosyltransferase family 4 protein produces the protein MRILMLAPEPFFEPRGTPFSEYHRIKTLGELGHQIDLVTYPIGRDVALPNLRIFRSLRPPFVNKVRIGPSPTKLLLDGLMVFTVLRRVIAERYDAIHSHEEMGLLGVWLAKWLGVPHLYDMHSSLPQQLTNFKYSKSGALRTLFTWAESQMVHKSQVVITICQELQDTVTEMGAGERSLLIENVMGGDVDDPPTGTPADVRRTWGIDASAPLALYTGTFEAYQGVDVLIEAAAIIGRRRPETRVLVVGGEPAQVAAARAQAEARGAAAVMIFTGQQPAREIPGFVQAADLLVSPRIRGTNTPLKIYSYLRSGKPIVATNLLTHTQVLTPAIARLVEPNAEAIAEAVLELVEQPEQRERLSAAARIVAQEKYSRESYVRRTAQAYERLAGDPRLNVGSGELARR, from the coding sequence GTGCGCATCCTGATGCTCGCGCCCGAGCCGTTCTTCGAGCCGCGCGGCACCCCGTTCAGCGAATACCACCGCATCAAGACGCTCGGTGAACTCGGTCACCAGATCGATCTGGTCACCTATCCGATCGGCCGGGATGTCGCGCTGCCTAACCTGCGGATTTTCCGATCGCTGCGTCCGCCCTTTGTCAACAAGGTGCGCATCGGCCCGTCGCCCACCAAGCTGCTGCTTGATGGTCTGATGGTCTTCACGGTCTTGCGGCGCGTGATCGCCGAGCGTTACGACGCGATCCACTCGCACGAAGAAATGGGGTTGCTCGGCGTGTGGCTGGCGAAGTGGCTGGGCGTGCCGCATCTTTACGACATGCACTCGAGCCTGCCGCAGCAGCTTACTAACTTCAAGTACAGCAAGTCGGGCGCTCTGCGTACGCTGTTCACGTGGGCTGAAAGCCAGATGGTTCACAAGTCGCAGGTCGTGATCACGATCTGCCAGGAACTGCAGGACACCGTGACCGAGATGGGCGCGGGCGAGCGGTCGCTGCTGATCGAGAACGTGATGGGTGGCGACGTGGACGACCCGCCAACCGGCACCCCGGCCGACGTCAGGAGGACGTGGGGCATCGATGCCTCGGCGCCGCTGGCGCTCTACACCGGCACCTTCGAGGCCTACCAGGGCGTCGACGTGCTGATCGAGGCCGCGGCGATTATTGGACGGCGCCGGCCCGAGACGCGCGTCCTCGTCGTCGGCGGCGAGCCGGCACAAGTAGCGGCGGCCAGGGCCCAGGCCGAGGCGCGCGGCGCGGCGGCGGTCATGATCTTCACCGGGCAGCAGCCGGCCCGGGAGATTCCCGGCTTCGTGCAGGCCGCCGATCTGCTGGTCTCGCCACGCATTCGCGGCACCAACACGCCACTGAAGATTTACTCCTACCTGCGATCGGGTAAACCGATCGTCGCGACGAATCTGCTGACCCACACCCAGGTGCTGACGCCGGCGATCGCCAGGCTCGTGGAGCCCAACGCCGAGGCCATTGCCGAAGCGGTGCTGGAACTGGTTGAGCAACCGGAGCAGCGGGAGCGGTTGTCGGCCGCGGCGCGGATCGTCGCGCAGGAAAAATACAGCCGCGAATCGTACGTGCGGCGCACCGCGCAAGCCTACGAACGGTTGGCGGGCGACCCGCGCCTGAATGTCGGGTCGGGGGAGCTGGCGCGCCGGTGA
- a CDS encoding class I SAM-dependent methyltransferase yields MVTEPNQPLVTRLIAERAEAHRKYNEALTALDRAIQSSPSWPSPPAHYDEQRLPAINESWTIVPPGGPPRPAGWRGRMAEAAWQLVAPVFERQMAFNAAVVEHLNRNAVPHREAHQAIAAALPALREGFDGLVRFESLLIQFLQQLTPLADARAREMQDAIDELRHVADVAQRAAVMAKREVERVAAKTGPVAGATAAPAAVTASALQTEAFKYLGFEDRFRGSEQEIRARLADYVPYFTGAADVLDVGCGRGEFLDLLKGAGVTARGLDLNPEMVEVCRARGLDAAAGDALGVLRGLPDHSLGGLIAVQVIEHLDPAYLSEFLQVAYYKLRPGSRMVLETINPACWVAFFESYIRDLSHVRPIHPETLQYMLHASGFSPVEIVYRAPIAEDARLQRVTPRPEHFGEAAADPLTELVSAFNRNMDRLNGRLFTFQDYAAVARAGGRP; encoded by the coding sequence ATGGTCACCGAGCCGAATCAGCCGCTGGTCACCCGGCTGATCGCAGAGCGTGCCGAGGCCCATCGCAAGTACAACGAAGCGCTGACCGCGCTCGACCGCGCGATTCAATCCTCACCGTCGTGGCCGTCGCCGCCCGCGCACTACGACGAGCAACGGCTGCCCGCAATCAACGAGTCGTGGACCATCGTCCCGCCCGGCGGGCCGCCGCGTCCGGCGGGGTGGCGGGGCCGCATGGCCGAGGCCGCCTGGCAGTTGGTGGCGCCAGTCTTCGAGCGCCAGATGGCGTTCAACGCCGCCGTCGTCGAACACCTCAATCGCAACGCCGTGCCGCACCGCGAGGCCCACCAGGCGATTGCCGCCGCGCTGCCGGCCTTGCGCGAGGGATTCGACGGCCTCGTGCGGTTCGAATCGCTGCTCATCCAGTTCCTGCAGCAGTTGACGCCGCTCGCCGATGCGCGCGCGCGGGAGATGCAGGACGCCATCGACGAGCTGCGCCACGTGGCCGACGTCGCGCAGCGTGCCGCGGTGATGGCCAAGCGCGAGGTGGAACGGGTGGCCGCGAAGACGGGACCGGTTGCCGGTGCCACCGCCGCGCCGGCGGCTGTCACAGCGAGCGCGCTCCAGACCGAGGCGTTCAAGTATCTGGGATTCGAGGATCGGTTTCGTGGCTCCGAGCAGGAGATTCGCGCGCGGCTGGCCGACTACGTGCCGTACTTCACCGGCGCGGCCGACGTGCTCGATGTGGGCTGCGGCCGAGGCGAGTTCCTGGACTTGTTGAAGGGCGCCGGCGTGACCGCCCGCGGTCTCGACCTGAACCCCGAAATGGTGGAGGTGTGCCGGGCGCGAGGTCTCGACGCTGCGGCCGGCGATGCCCTGGGCGTGCTGCGCGGCTTGCCGGATCATTCGCTCGGCGGCTTGATTGCCGTGCAGGTGATCGAGCACCTGGACCCGGCGTATCTGTCGGAGTTCCTGCAGGTGGCGTATTACAAGTTGCGGCCGGGTTCGCGCATGGTGCTTGAAACCATCAACCCTGCGTGCTGGGTGGCCTTCTTCGAAAGCTACATCAGGGACTTGAGCCATGTGCGGCCGATTCATCCCGAGACGCTGCAGTACATGTTGCACGCCAGCGGCTTCAGCCCGGTCGAGATCGTCTATCGTGCGCCGATTGCCGAAGACGCGCGGCTGCAACGGGTGACGCCGCGGCCGGAGCACTTCGGCGAGGCCGCGGCCGACCCGCTGACCGAGTTGGTGTCGGCGTTCAATCGCAACATGGATCGCCTCAACGGCCGCCTGTTTACGTTCCAGGACTACGCGGCGGTCGCGCGGGCCGGCGGCCGGCCCTAG
- a CDS encoding lysylphosphatidylglycerol synthase transmembrane domain-containing protein, with product MKVLVRLLVSVALMYFVLRSIDLAALWLRVKGMNPTWIALALVSYVFIQAVNVWRWRRLLRAQHVDVATGTLRESMWVSLFFNNFLPSGIGGDVMRIADTAPAAGSKTLATTVILVDRAIGLAAMILVACLGAFAASLVGIHVPGARWLWIVAGTSVVLAIPVIVIPSLTAFLLRPLRLLKRPWVDERVQRLDDAIGRFRETPSTLFGAFAGALVVQVTVVVFYLLTAEGLAIPLPILLGAVLIPVSLAVQMVPVSINGFGVREAVFAFFFRRFGLPIDAAVALSLVSTGLVMGLSLVGGLMFLRRRSTSHAAS from the coding sequence TTGAAGGTCCTTGTACGCCTCCTCGTCAGCGTCGCACTCATGTACTTCGTGCTGCGCTCCATCGACCTGGCCGCGCTCTGGCTGCGCGTCAAGGGCATGAATCCCACGTGGATTGCACTGGCGCTCGTCTCGTACGTTTTCATCCAGGCCGTCAACGTGTGGCGCTGGCGCCGGCTGCTGCGCGCGCAGCACGTGGACGTGGCCACCGGCACGCTCCGCGAATCGATGTGGGTCAGCCTGTTCTTCAACAACTTCCTGCCGAGCGGCATTGGCGGTGACGTCATGCGCATTGCCGACACGGCACCGGCGGCCGGCTCCAAGACGCTGGCGACCACGGTGATCCTCGTCGATCGCGCCATCGGGCTGGCGGCGATGATCCTGGTGGCCTGCCTCGGCGCGTTCGCGGCTTCGCTCGTGGGCATTCACGTGCCCGGCGCCCGGTGGTTGTGGATCGTCGCCGGAACCAGCGTCGTTCTCGCGATTCCGGTGATCGTCATCCCGAGCTTGACGGCTTTCCTGCTGCGCCCCTTGCGGCTGCTGAAGCGGCCATGGGTCGATGAACGGGTCCAGCGCCTCGACGATGCCATTGGCCGGTTTCGAGAGACGCCCTCGACCCTGTTCGGCGCGTTCGCCGGCGCGCTGGTGGTTCAGGTCACGGTCGTGGTGTTTTATCTGCTCACGGCCGAGGGGCTGGCGATACCGTTGCCGATTCTGCTGGGCGCGGTGCTGATTCCGGTAAGCCTGGCAGTGCAGATGGTGCCGGTGTCCATCAATGGCTTCGGCGTTCGTGAAGCTGTGTTCGCGTTCTTCTTTCGCCGGTTCGGCCTGCCGATCGATGCGGCCGTAGCCCTGTCGCTGGTCTCGACCGGCCTGGTCATGGGCCTGTCGCTCGTCGGCGGGCTCATGTTTCTCCGCCGCCGGTCAACCTCGCACGCCGCTTCCTAG
- a CDS encoding NAD-dependent epimerase/dehydratase family protein: protein MTGATGFTGGYLAKLLASSGDEVRALVRPKSRARFDRSPLAAAGVQAAEGDLTNAAAMRRASEGVEVVYHIAATYREAGQPDSAYRAINVDGTRNVLEAARAAGARRVVHCSTGGVHGHVANPPANEDAPFNPGDVYQETKLEAETLAREFGRTTGFEVVVARPIGIYGPGDLRFLKMFRGLARGKFPMIGDGQVFYHLTFVEDLVEGFRLCGTVPGAAGRTYLLAGPRYTTLEALVGMVAKDLDVAPPARHWPVWPFWTAGLLCEMVCVPLRIEPPIFRRRVDFYTKSRAFDTTRAKTELGFSPKVDLEEGIHRTAVWYRSEGLL from the coding sequence GTGACCGGGGCCACGGGATTCACCGGCGGCTACCTGGCGAAACTGCTGGCGTCCAGCGGGGACGAGGTTCGCGCCCTGGTGCGGCCGAAAAGCCGCGCGCGATTCGATCGTTCGCCGCTCGCCGCTGCGGGCGTGCAAGCTGCTGAAGGCGATCTCACCAACGCCGCCGCCATGCGCCGCGCCAGCGAAGGCGTGGAGGTCGTGTATCACATTGCCGCCACCTACCGGGAGGCCGGCCAACCCGACTCGGCGTATCGCGCGATCAACGTCGACGGCACGCGCAACGTGCTCGAGGCCGCCCGGGCCGCGGGTGCCCGCCGCGTCGTGCACTGCAGCACCGGCGGCGTGCACGGGCACGTCGCGAACCCGCCCGCGAACGAAGACGCCCCGTTCAATCCCGGGGACGTGTATCAGGAGACCAAGCTCGAGGCGGAAACGCTGGCCCGGGAGTTTGGCCGGACGACCGGGTTCGAGGTCGTGGTGGCGCGGCCCATCGGCATCTACGGCCCGGGCGACCTGCGTTTTCTCAAGATGTTTCGTGGCCTCGCGCGCGGCAAGTTTCCGATGATCGGCGATGGGCAGGTGTTCTATCACCTGACCTTTGTCGAGGATCTGGTGGAAGGCTTCCGGTTGTGCGGCACGGTGCCCGGCGCCGCCGGCCGCACCTACCTCCTCGCCGGTCCGCGCTACACGACACTCGAGGCCCTGGTCGGCATGGTGGCGAAGGACCTGGACGTCGCGCCGCCCGCCCGGCATTGGCCGGTGTGGCCGTTCTGGACGGCCGGCTTGCTCTGCGAAATGGTGTGCGTGCCGCTACGGATCGAGCCGCCCATCTTCCGGCGTCGCGTGGACTTCTACACCAAGAGCCGCGCCTTCGACACCACCCGGGCGAAGACGGAACTGGGCTTCTCACCTAAGGTTGACCTCGAAGAAGGCATACACCGGACAGCCGTTTGGTATCGGAGTGAGGGACTGCTGTGA